In Pedosphaera parvula Ellin514, the following proteins share a genomic window:
- a CDS encoding DUF1559 domain-containing protein, with translation MKTSRTVKAGIAFTLIELLVVIAIIAILAALLLPALAKAKERAKRANCQSNLHQLGLATQMYASDNQDNLPDLQNNGVWFWDMSRSAASNLLENVKRTDSFYCPNEFYLYQDNGPPDAWNAFPNYVVTGYIWLFPNAPGITASPALSGTNMVTKITKGRADLSVSDTEMIVDATISVLGASGARNYSGFAGAGGSKVKTAHLEGKLPTGGNICFLDNHVQWRKYVAMTNKISPRGLPQFEF, from the coding sequence ATGAAAACGTCTCGCACCGTTAAGGCAGGCATTGCCTTTACGCTGATTGAATTGCTGGTGGTGATTGCCATTATTGCGATTCTGGCCGCGTTGCTTTTACCGGCGCTGGCCAAGGCCAAGGAACGTGCCAAGCGCGCCAATTGTCAAAGCAACCTGCATCAACTGGGCCTCGCAACCCAGATGTATGCGAGTGACAATCAGGACAATTTGCCTGACCTGCAAAACAATGGTGTTTGGTTTTGGGATATGTCACGGTCTGCCGCCAGCAACCTGCTGGAGAACGTCAAACGCACCGATAGCTTCTATTGTCCCAACGAATTTTATCTTTACCAGGACAACGGTCCACCTGATGCCTGGAATGCTTTTCCAAACTATGTGGTGACGGGTTACATCTGGTTATTCCCCAATGCGCCGGGAATAACTGCCAGCCCAGCCTTGAGCGGCACGAACATGGTGACGAAAATAACGAAAGGACGCGCGGATTTGTCCGTCTCTGACACTGAGATGATCGTGGATGCCACCATCTCAGTCCTTGGTGCCAGTGGTGCCCGCAATTACTCTGGCTTTGCTGGTGCAGGCGGCAGCAAGGTGAAAACCGCGCATCTCGAAGGCAAGCTTCCCACGGGCGGCAATATATGTTTTCTGGATAATCACGTGCAGTGGCGCAAATACGTAGCCATGACGAACAAGATTTCGCCTCGTGGTTTGCCGCAGTTTGAATTCTAA
- a CDS encoding LamG-like jellyroll fold domain-containing protein: MPKEVFSTHNLMSPRLFLPMIVLVSFFFNAAAAVPTRAISPRGYLSAHDPSTMIQCKDRYYIFSTGQGILSRSSSDQVFWSSGPAIFTNPPAWTTAAVPGFAGIFWAPDILFFNNKYYLYYAVSTFGSQVSAIGLATNTTLDPIDPAYQWIDQGPVIQSTNGSAYNTIDPSFTWDNAGNLWMAFGSYWNGIYLVQLSTTNGMRVATNSPTYHLAYNGSIEASCIYRRGGYYYLFVNWGSCCSGVNSTYNIRVGRSTNITGPYLDRNGVDMVNGGGTLFMQGNGKYDGPGHVGIISDGPNQWFTYHYYDANAWAPQYGAYGNADFDFVRLAWTADDWPTFTNDWSATYRFQADAADDQGQYSGLLQNGATIQKDSVHDHVLNLNGTNQYVWLPPGVGNAKTFVAVVKWRGGGAWQRIFDFGVDTSKTIMLTPASGDNVLRCDLNPGGNLQTVQWNQPLPSNVWTHVALTLDGTKGVLYVNGAAVATNNGMNLLPVNVASQTNHLGRSKFTADPYFNGQYASFRVYGRALSAQEIAAPLPLISEPHAGDVWWPGESINFNGEATDFADVPLSSSNLSWQISYVQDSVTNLVFGPASGISSGIYLIPTSATGNGNYVITLTATDNFGRQSSKSITLSPANRDAGWSSYFPLRNNAADALGHFNGTLNGAASFVNDSERGQVLNLSGANQFATLAGGAGAFQTFMGWIKWNGGAAWQKIFDCGNDTSRYTSLTPSAANGKLRFNISLNSIPGEQIADASAALPVGVWTHVAVVLNGTSVMLYTNGALVASNLYANLVPANLNATNFYLGKSQWPDPYFNGRLSSIRLFSRPLASWEIAAPQVSIAQPAQGSMYQPGDTISFSGTANDFYDTSISPTGLVWTVSFINGSTTNTVLGPLSGSSGGSFNIPTSGAGATNGYYRIALSGTDSSGLLASNSVSIFPLPNASGTEWNAFYPFDSGARDAGNRYNGSLFGGAGVTTDPTEGSVLNLTGGNQYMNLPATVGIARTFSAWVKWRGGNAWQRIFDFGRDTQHWFFLTPKDSSGMIQCGISPEASTYVQVIESQIPFPLNQWCHVTVTMDGRQGILFLNGNAIAVNNSVNVWPSDVVPVRAFIGRSEYSGDPYLNAQLDSVYLDSEPLSSLQVMQNFLQPTLRMASGSGQIGLSWPAWAGSMQLYTAPSLSGAWTVVTNTPLNSGTNFSVTLSLADTNSYFRLQWP, encoded by the coding sequence ATGCCGAAGGAAGTATTCTCCACCCATAATCTGATGTCTCCTCGATTGTTTCTGCCGATGATCGTGCTCGTGTCGTTTTTCTTTAACGCGGCGGCGGCAGTGCCAACCCGGGCAATCTCGCCACGCGGCTATCTTTCGGCGCACGATCCTTCGACCATGATTCAGTGCAAGGATCGCTATTACATTTTCTCCACCGGGCAAGGCATCTTATCGCGGTCTTCCTCCGACCAGGTTTTCTGGTCTTCCGGTCCGGCAATATTTACCAATCCACCGGCCTGGACAACTGCTGCGGTGCCAGGTTTTGCCGGGATATTTTGGGCCCCGGACATACTATTCTTCAACAATAAATATTATCTGTACTACGCCGTATCGACCTTCGGCAGCCAGGTATCGGCCATTGGATTGGCAACAAACACCACGCTGGATCCGATCGACCCGGCGTATCAATGGATCGATCAGGGGCCGGTAATTCAATCGACGAATGGTTCAGCCTACAACACCATCGACCCCAGCTTTACGTGGGATAATGCAGGCAACCTCTGGATGGCTTTTGGGTCTTATTGGAACGGCATTTACCTGGTCCAATTAAGCACGACCAACGGTATGCGCGTGGCAACCAACTCGCCGACATATCACCTTGCTTACAACGGTTCGATAGAGGCTTCGTGCATTTACCGGCGCGGTGGATATTATTATTTGTTCGTGAACTGGGGTTCGTGCTGCTCCGGCGTGAACAGCACCTATAATATTCGTGTCGGCCGCAGCACCAATATTACGGGCCCCTATCTGGATCGCAATGGAGTGGACATGGTGAACGGGGGAGGCACTTTGTTCATGCAGGGGAACGGGAAATACGACGGACCGGGCCACGTTGGAATTATTTCTGATGGCCCGAACCAGTGGTTCACCTACCACTATTACGATGCAAATGCCTGGGCACCGCAATATGGGGCTTATGGGAATGCCGATTTTGATTTCGTGCGGCTCGCCTGGACCGCCGACGATTGGCCGACGTTCACCAACGACTGGTCGGCAACTTATCGCTTTCAGGCCGACGCTGCAGATGACCAGGGCCAATATTCCGGATTGCTCCAGAACGGAGCGACGATTCAGAAAGATTCAGTTCACGATCACGTTCTTAATTTGAATGGAACGAACCAGTATGTCTGGCTGCCGCCGGGAGTAGGCAACGCCAAGACTTTTGTAGCGGTCGTGAAATGGCGCGGCGGCGGGGCGTGGCAACGCATCTTCGACTTTGGCGTTGATACCAGCAAAACCATCATGCTGACGCCGGCGTCCGGGGATAACGTGCTGCGTTGTGACCTCAATCCTGGAGGGAATCTCCAAACTGTGCAGTGGAATCAGCCATTGCCCAGCAATGTTTGGACGCATGTGGCGTTGACTCTGGACGGGACAAAAGGGGTTTTGTACGTCAACGGCGCGGCCGTGGCGACGAATAACGGAATGAACCTGTTGCCGGTGAACGTCGCTTCGCAAACCAACCATCTAGGACGGAGCAAATTTACCGCCGACCCTTATTTCAACGGCCAGTATGCCAGCTTTCGCGTGTATGGACGCGCGCTTTCAGCACAGGAAATTGCTGCGCCGCTGCCGCTCATTTCGGAACCGCACGCTGGTGATGTGTGGTGGCCGGGTGAGTCCATTAACTTTAATGGAGAGGCTACTGATTTTGCTGACGTGCCACTCAGCAGCAGCAATCTGAGTTGGCAGATCAGTTACGTGCAGGACAGTGTGACAAACCTCGTGTTTGGACCGGCCTCAGGCATCTCCAGCGGAATTTACCTGATCCCGACGAGCGCGACGGGTAATGGGAATTATGTGATTACTTTGACCGCCACCGATAATTTTGGCCGTCAGAGTTCCAAATCCATTACGCTTTCCCCGGCGAACCGGGATGCCGGCTGGTCCTCCTATTTTCCGTTGCGTAATAACGCCGCCGATGCGCTGGGGCATTTTAATGGAACACTGAACGGCGCCGCTTCCTTTGTGAATGACAGTGAGCGTGGCCAGGTGTTGAACCTTTCAGGAGCCAATCAATTTGCAACCCTGGCTGGAGGGGCGGGTGCATTTCAAACTTTCATGGGCTGGATCAAGTGGAATGGAGGAGCAGCGTGGCAAAAGATTTTTGACTGTGGAAATGACACCAGTCGATACACCAGCCTGACGCCATCGGCTGCCAATGGCAAACTGCGGTTCAACATCAGTCTCAACAGCATTCCCGGAGAACAGATAGCAGATGCTTCTGCTGCGTTGCCGGTGGGAGTTTGGACCCATGTTGCAGTGGTGCTGAACGGAACGAGCGTGATGTTATACACCAACGGGGCTTTGGTGGCATCAAACCTGTATGCAAACCTGGTTCCGGCAAATCTAAATGCGACGAACTTTTATTTGGGCAAGAGCCAATGGCCAGATCCTTACTTTAATGGGCGATTGAGTTCGATACGGCTCTTTTCCAGACCGCTCGCATCGTGGGAGATTGCCGCGCCTCAGGTCAGCATTGCACAGCCGGCACAAGGCTCAATGTACCAGCCCGGAGATACCATCTCCTTTTCGGGAACTGCCAATGATTTTTATGATACTTCCATCAGTCCCACCGGACTTGTTTGGACGGTGTCTTTCATCAACGGGAGCACGACCAACACTGTCCTTGGACCACTGTCAGGCTCAAGTGGCGGCAGTTTCAATATCCCAACTTCGGGCGCTGGGGCAACCAACGGGTATTATCGCATTGCGCTTTCGGGCACGGATAGTTCCGGTCTTTTGGCCAGCAATTCGGTTTCGATCTTTCCGTTGCCGAACGCATCCGGGACTGAATGGAATGCCTTTTATCCCTTTGACTCAGGAGCGCGGGATGCGGGCAATCGTTACAACGGCAGCCTTTTCGGCGGAGCCGGTGTAACCACTGATCCGACCGAAGGAAGCGTTTTGAACCTGACGGGTGGAAATCAATACATGAACTTGCCGGCTACAGTTGGCATTGCCCGCACCTTCAGTGCCTGGGTGAAATGGCGCGGCGGAAATGCGTGGCAACGAATCTTTGATTTCGGTCGCGATACCCAGCATTGGTTCTTTCTCACACCGAAAGACTCCAGTGGAATGATTCAATGTGGCATCAGTCCGGAGGCCTCAACGTACGTGCAGGTGATTGAATCGCAAATTCCCTTTCCGCTCAACCAATGGTGTCATGTGACTGTGACCATGGACGGTCGTCAGGGAATTCTATTTCTAAACGGCAATGCCATCGCGGTAAACAACAGCGTGAATGTCTGGCCATCGGATGTGGTTCCAGTCAGGGCTTTCATTGGCCGGAGCGAGTACTCCGGTGATCCTTATCTGAATGCGCAACTCGACTCAGTGTATCTCGATTCCGAGCCGCTTTCCTCCCTGCAGGTGATGCAGAACTTTTTGCAACCCACTTTGCGCATGGCTTCGGGTTCGGGTCAGATCGGCCTTTCATGGCCTGCCTGGGCTGGCAGTATGCAGCTCTATACAGCCCCCAGCCTCTCAGGCGCCTGGACTGTCGTCACTAATACGCCGCTGAACTCCGGGACGAATTTCAGCGTTACACTTTCTCTCGCTGACACAAACAGCTACTTCCGCCTGCAGTGGCCTTGA